From Actinosynnema mirum DSM 43827, a single genomic window includes:
- a CDS encoding LCP family protein, with protein sequence MPDEPRRGGTGPGGDQAPQDDQTTGRRRRSMEGSGGLSVSDLLEQHSRTNIPRPIPPGQSDSGPQRGAAPEPSGRRAAPEPPAHRSEPQGPESGRQQGDHEHRPAQEPQQGRRRAARGPEDDVQGPSHPAGPGQPGETGPRTGRRARPEPSASPEPSAYEEETRYAAPVRVEPDPAAEAGGRRARHDEAPSGRRAAPEEPRTGRRAAPEADRDAAAPEGVSRASRRARHDEPAPSGRRSAPEDGVPAHEEEPGRRGRQAPDEGVGRRSRAVAPEDGFAEEGGRHEPAARRGRSFTDEAPWPQAADRRRPDVRGDEGLEDAGEESASRMSRLAPGEPNGRRSLPPRGPEVDGRGQRGPGPEATGRRARPDAGPQGPDATGRRARPEVDGGPQDGPRRPGPGGPVDGPPGGPLAGPPSGPPPGGPRRPGPDGAGMRPRPAPGPPGEDFEDGPRRGPEGTGTRPRPMPGDGFGPPGLPEDGPRRGPEGTGMRPRPMPGDGPGLPEDGPRRGPEGTGVRPRPMPGDGGPLGPGPDGAGPRSRPVPPDGSSTRMPRPIPEDGPRRGPEGTGTRPRPMPGDGPGLPEDGPRSRQARLAGHDGPPAGPPVGPPVGPPVGPRRPGPEGSSTRMPRPMPGEDFEDGFRGLPEDGPRRGPEGTGMRPRPMPGDGPGLPEDGPRRLAPGDGPASDGRGPDGRGPDGRGPDGAGMRPRPVPPGDDRQARAESFADGDTGRPPRRLAPENGRQGPHDGPPSRFAEGDEGAPPLPPPGVSALGGPPPGVGGPEPREQIDPASLTTEMEAISDDIKKLREVDHTLARFSAVHDELAEQERQRKERRQKLMPWKSEVDEDATEYAEPVDPDDPDDPEPKGGKGGKGRKGRTAKQSKIVRIIKAISLTSAVVVFLASGIGWGAMLHFDSKITRIDALGQNSAAVHQAEKQLGDENFLIVGSDTRAGAKDTDGVGDTSEVVGARSDVMMIAHVPADRKRMVVVSMPRDLQVTRPACNSWDSASDTYSDKVLPQAEGVKANEVYATGGPQCVSKFMTELSGLDINRFVSVDFNGFKGMVDAVGTVGVCAPTVMDDGELGMIFDKPGKYEVDGQKALDFVRARKVKTEEFGDYDRIKRQQQFLSALLRKAMSSELLLSPSKLNGFLNAFASSTAGQNIGVDSMLTLAQSLQGLDAGRVSFVTVPHRTDEGPTPSNDDNFEVLQEDETKALFQAVIDGTPLPGEAPTEGGTTEKKAEKQPGTVGDPGSVRVQVFNQTSGGFAPKNTKTKLEEVGFKVTYIGVAPQASTRTFIRYATGNENAAATLRAAVPDAELQVDESMGGVVALMMGSEWEGAVERPRAGQGGGVSADSGAGDLPVVNAAVDPCA encoded by the coding sequence GTGCCCGACGAGCCCCGCCGTGGCGGCACCGGACCCGGAGGCGACCAGGCCCCGCAGGATGACCAGACGACCGGGCGTCGCCGCAGGTCGATGGAGGGCAGCGGCGGTCTGAGCGTGTCGGATCTGCTGGAACAGCACAGCCGCACGAACATCCCGCGTCCCATCCCGCCGGGCCAGTCGGACTCCGGTCCGCAGCGCGGCGCCGCACCGGAACCGTCCGGTCGCCGCGCCGCGCCGGAGCCACCCGCCCACCGATCCGAGCCGCAGGGCCCGGAGAGCGGTCGCCAGCAGGGCGACCACGAGCACCGACCAGCGCAGGAGCCGCAGCAGGGCCGCAGGAGGGCCGCCAGGGGACCCGAGGACGACGTCCAAGGTCCGTCCCACCCCGCCGGACCCGGCCAACCGGGTGAGACGGGCCCGCGCACCGGCCGCAGGGCCAGGCCGGAGCCGTCCGCGTCCCCGGAGCCGTCCGCGTACGAGGAGGAGACGCGGTACGCCGCCCCCGTGCGCGTCGAGCCGGACCCGGCCGCCGAGGCGGGCGGACGGCGCGCCAGGCACGACGAGGCCCCTTCAGGTCGCCGCGCGGCCCCCGAGGAGCCCAGGACCGGCAGGCGCGCCGCGCCGGAGGCCGACCGCGACGCCGCCGCGCCCGAAGGCGTCTCGCGCGCGAGCAGGCGCGCGCGTCACGACGAGCCCGCGCCCTCAGGCAGGCGTTCCGCCCCCGAGGACGGCGTCCCGGCCCACGAGGAGGAGCCCGGTCGCCGAGGCCGCCAGGCTCCCGATGAGGGGGTCGGGCGGCGGTCCAGGGCGGTCGCGCCCGAGGACGGCTTCGCCGAGGAGGGCGGGCGCCACGAGCCCGCCGCCCGCAGGGGCCGCTCCTTCACCGACGAGGCCCCGTGGCCGCAGGCCGCCGACCGGCGCAGGCCGGACGTCCGGGGCGACGAGGGCCTGGAGGACGCGGGCGAGGAGTCCGCGTCCCGGATGTCCAGGCTCGCGCCCGGTGAGCCGAACGGCCGCAGGTCGCTGCCCCCGCGCGGCCCCGAGGTCGACGGCCGGGGCCAGCGCGGTCCCGGTCCCGAGGCCACCGGCCGCAGGGCCAGGCCGGACGCGGGGCCGCAGGGTCCCGACGCCACCGGTCGCCGCGCGCGCCCCGAGGTCGACGGCGGTCCGCAGGACGGTCCCCGCAGGCCGGGGCCCGGCGGGCCGGTCGACGGCCCGCCCGGTGGCCCGCTCGCCGGTCCGCCGAGCGGTCCGCCTCCCGGTGGTCCGCGCAGGCCCGGTCCCGACGGCGCGGGGATGCGCCCGCGCCCGGCTCCCGGCCCGCCCGGCGAGGACTTCGAGGACGGCCCCCGCAGGGGCCCGGAGGGCACCGGCACGCGTCCGCGCCCGATGCCCGGCGACGGCTTCGGTCCCCCCGGCCTGCCCGAGGACGGCCCCCGCAGGGGTCCCGAGGGCACCGGGATGCGGCCCAGGCCGATGCCCGGCGACGGCCCAGGCCTGCCCGAGGACGGTCCGCGCCGCGGTCCCGAGGGCACCGGCGTGCGCCCGAGGCCGATGCCCGGCGACGGCGGCCCGCTCGGTCCCGGCCCGGACGGCGCCGGTCCCCGCTCCCGCCCGGTCCCGCCGGACGGCAGCAGCACCCGGATGCCGCGCCCGATCCCCGAGGACGGCCCCCGCAGGGGTCCCGAGGGCACCGGCACGCGTCCGCGCCCGATGCCCGGCGACGGCCCCGGCCTGCCCGAGGACGGACCCCGGTCGCGCCAGGCCAGGCTCGCGGGCCACGACGGCCCGCCCGCCGGTCCGCCGGTCGGCCCGCCGGTCGGCCCGCCGGTCGGTCCACGCCGCCCCGGTCCCGAGGGCAGCAGCACCCGGATGCCGCGCCCGATGCCCGGCGAGGACTTCGAGGACGGCTTCCGCGGCCTGCCCGAGGACGGTCCGCGCCGCGGTCCGGAGGGCACCGGGATGCGTCCGCGTCCCATGCCCGGCGACGGCCCCGGCCTGCCCGAGGACGGCCCCCGCAGGCTCGCGCCCGGCGACGGCCCCGCGTCCGACGGCAGGGGTCCGGACGGCAGGGGTCCCGACGGCAGGGGTCCCGACGGCGCCGGGATGCGCCCCAGGCCCGTCCCGCCCGGCGACGACCGCCAGGCGCGCGCCGAGAGCTTCGCCGACGGCGACACCGGCAGGCCCCCGCGCAGGCTCGCGCCCGAGAACGGGCGGCAGGGCCCGCACGACGGTCCCCCCAGCCGGTTCGCCGAGGGCGACGAGGGAGCCCCGCCGCTCCCGCCCCCCGGCGTGTCCGCGCTCGGCGGCCCCCCGCCCGGCGTCGGCGGCCCCGAGCCGAGGGAGCAGATCGACCCCGCGAGCCTCACCACCGAGATGGAGGCCATCAGCGACGACATCAAGAAGCTGCGCGAGGTCGACCACACCCTCGCCCGCTTCTCGGCCGTCCACGACGAGCTCGCCGAGCAGGAGCGCCAGCGCAAGGAGCGCAGGCAGAAGCTGATGCCGTGGAAGTCCGAGGTCGACGAGGACGCCACGGAGTACGCCGAGCCGGTGGACCCGGACGACCCCGACGACCCGGAGCCCAAGGGCGGCAAGGGTGGGAAGGGCCGCAAGGGGCGGACCGCCAAGCAGAGCAAGATCGTCCGGATCATCAAGGCGATCTCGCTGACCTCGGCGGTGGTGGTGTTCCTGGCCAGCGGGATCGGCTGGGGGGCGATGCTGCACTTCGACAGCAAGATCACCCGGATCGACGCGCTCGGCCAGAACTCGGCGGCCGTGCACCAGGCGGAGAAGCAGCTCGGTGACGAGAACTTCCTCATCGTCGGCTCGGACACGCGCGCGGGCGCCAAGGACACGGACGGGGTGGGCGACACCAGCGAGGTCGTCGGCGCCCGGTCGGACGTGATGATGATCGCCCACGTCCCGGCCGACCGGAAGCGCATGGTGGTGGTGTCGATGCCGCGTGACCTCCAGGTCACGCGGCCCGCGTGCAACAGCTGGGACTCGGCCAGCGACACCTACTCGGACAAGGTGCTGCCCCAGGCGGAGGGCGTGAAGGCCAACGAGGTCTACGCCACCGGCGGCCCGCAGTGCGTCAGCAAGTTCATGACCGAGCTGAGCGGGCTGGACATCAACCGCTTCGTCAGCGTGGACTTCAACGGCTTCAAGGGCATGGTCGACGCCGTCGGGACGGTGGGCGTGTGCGCGCCCACCGTCATGGACGACGGCGAGCTGGGCATGATCTTCGACAAGCCCGGCAAGTACGAGGTCGACGGCCAGAAGGCGCTGGACTTCGTCCGCGCCCGCAAGGTCAAGACCGAGGAGTTCGGCGACTACGACCGGATCAAGCGGCAGCAGCAGTTCCTGTCCGCGCTGCTGCGCAAGGCCATGTCCAGCGAGCTGCTGCTCAGCCCGAGCAAGCTCAACGGCTTCCTCAACGCCTTCGCGTCCTCCACCGCGGGTCAGAACATCGGCGTGGACTCCATGCTGACGCTCGCCCAGTCCCTGCAGGGGCTGGACGCCGGGCGGGTCAGCTTCGTGACCGTCCCCCACCGCACCGACGAGGGCCCGACCCCGAGCAACGACGACAACTTCGAGGTCCTCCAGGAGGACGAGACCAAGGCGCTCTTCCAGGCGGTCATCGACGGCACCCCGCTGCCCGGCGAGGCCCCGACCGAGGGCGGGACCACCGAGAAGAAGGCCGAGAAGCAGCCGGGCACCGTGGGCGACCCCGGTTCCGTGCGCGTCCAGGTGTTCAACCAGACCTCGGGTGGGTTCGCCCCGAAGAACACCAAGACCAAGCTGGAAGAGGTCGGCTTCAAGGTCACCTACATCGGTGTCGCCCCCCAGGCGTCCACCAGGACGTTCATCCGCTACGCCACCGGCAACGAGAACGCCGCCGCGACCCTGCGGGCGGCCGTCCCGGACGCCGAGCTCCAGGTCGACGAGAGCATGGGCGGCGTCGTGGCGCTCATGATGGGCTCCGAGTGGGAGGGCGCCGTCGAGCGCCCCCGGGCCGGTCAGGGCGGCGGCGTCTCCGCCGACAGCGGCGCCGGGGACCTGCCCGTGGTGAACGCGGCCGTCGACCCCTGCGCGTGA
- the phoU gene encoding phosphate signaling complex protein PhoU, with product MREAYQDQLGQLAERLADMCAMSGKAIELATKALLEADLGVAEQVISDDARIDEVRASIEEQAYALLALQAPVATDLRTVLAVIHAAESVERMGDLALHVAKAARRRHPNHVLAEPVAPYFAEMGRIAVELATEATDIIRTQDVARARSLEDADDAMDDLHRHLFTVIMDKEWPHGVPSAVDTTLLGRFYERFADHAVSVAKRTVFVVTGKMPGYGDEEA from the coding sequence ATGCGTGAGGCCTACCAAGACCAGCTCGGACAGCTCGCGGAGCGACTGGCCGACATGTGTGCGATGTCCGGCAAGGCGATCGAGCTGGCCACGAAGGCCCTGCTGGAGGCCGACCTGGGCGTCGCCGAGCAGGTGATCAGCGACGACGCCAGGATCGACGAGGTGCGCGCCAGCATCGAGGAGCAGGCGTACGCGCTGCTCGCGCTCCAGGCCCCCGTCGCGACCGACCTGCGCACGGTGCTGGCGGTCATCCACGCCGCCGAGAGCGTGGAGCGGATGGGCGACCTGGCGCTGCACGTGGCGAAGGCCGCGCGGCGCAGGCACCCCAACCACGTGCTGGCCGAGCCGGTCGCCCCCTACTTCGCCGAGATGGGCCGCATCGCGGTCGAGCTGGCGACGGAGGCGACGGACATCATCCGCACCCAGGACGTGGCGCGCGCCAGGTCCCTGGAGGACGCGGACGACGCCATGGACGACCTGCACCGCCACCTGTTCACGGTGATCATGGACAAGGAGTGGCCGCACGGCGTGCCGTCCGCCGTGGACACCACCCTGCTGGGCCGCTTCTACGAGCGGTTCGCGGACCACGCGGTGTCGGTCGCGAAGCGGACCGTGTTCGTGGTGACGGGCAAGATGCCCGGATACGGCGACGAAGAGGCCTGA
- a CDS encoding ESX secretion-associated protein EspG, giving the protein MSVFSFSLSHAAADILWEDLDLGSRPYPFEIRHVGRTFDERAGIRNAVYRDLESRKLAFRGRVVGEVQEALTLLVRADYTVNAIAALDARVPERQLLARGGATRDVAALAVLDDRMLKVDLIRSSALLHALVSLVPQVRPGPGHSMTLPVPQGQEQRRPRREEDYDANTFTSAVSARSARGGQEQQLMAIFSRPKLSLGNFGFSVRGRYGRETKGPEVIWFDNDQGRYMMQTRENPDGQRWMTAAPADSGRIAMQLGQDLNFLLNS; this is encoded by the coding sequence GTGAGCGTGTTCTCGTTCAGCCTGTCCCACGCCGCAGCCGACATCCTCTGGGAGGACCTCGACCTCGGCTCCCGTCCTTACCCCTTCGAGATCCGCCACGTGGGCCGGACCTTCGACGAGCGCGCGGGTATCAGGAACGCGGTGTACCGCGACCTGGAGTCCAGGAAGCTGGCGTTCCGGGGGCGGGTCGTGGGCGAGGTCCAGGAGGCGCTGACCTTGTTGGTCCGCGCCGACTACACCGTCAACGCGATCGCCGCGCTGGACGCCCGCGTCCCGGAGCGCCAGCTGCTGGCGCGCGGCGGCGCGACCCGTGACGTGGCGGCGCTGGCTGTGCTGGACGACCGGATGCTCAAGGTCGACCTGATCCGCTCCTCGGCGCTGCTGCACGCGCTGGTCTCACTCGTGCCGCAGGTGCGGCCGGGACCGGGGCACTCGATGACCCTCCCGGTTCCCCAGGGGCAGGAACAGCGCAGACCTCGCCGGGAAGAGGACTACGACGCGAACACCTTCACCAGCGCCGTCTCCGCGCGGAGCGCCAGGGGAGGCCAGGAGCAGCAGCTCATGGCGATCTTCTCGCGCCCCAAGCTGAGCCTGGGGAACTTCGGCTTCTCGGTTCGCGGCAGGTACGGCCGGGAGACCAAGGGGCCCGAGGTCATCTGGTTCGACAACGACCAGGGCCGGTACATGATGCAGACCAGGGAGAACCCGGACGGCCAGCGCTGGATGACGGCCGCGCCCGCCGACAGCGGCCGGATCGCCATGCAGCTCGGCCAGGACCTCAACTTCCTGCTCAACAGCTGA
- a CDS encoding PPE domain-containing protein, with translation MTDIRQENAADAHVQMQTSTSANPLSRAVEAASIVVKMEVDSRTQFEQQRRDLGAQIQDTRPPMAPDGTNYMSYEHTALQQMVTEGMDPASARGQVDAWNQVGTTLVTLQDNLRGATAASKDAWQGEAAESARSYFGSVTDWSTNAAQSAQYTSAQMQSQVDAAESAKSKMPEPVQFSTADATKMLLAEPNPLNWGGTISEIKQKFAEKQEAHVKAAETMTAMSSTFAETGATMPAFVAPPPMSGSDSGSSDSGDRTSISSRPDSSVGSGIGTGTGTGRIGGVGTGNSGTYVYDGGPNGGGTTGTGNGGGSGSGGLNNSGGNTNQSGVTYPGGGGTGGGGGGTGGGGTGGGGIGGGGIGGGGTGGGYVPPGGVGYLPPGGTGTGGTGTGSGGLGGGRGGLGGGTGAGGLGGRGGAGGLSGGPGGLAAAGGRAGGFGGGAGGFGAGGSGVGGSGLGAGGSSSALGEGGRSGVGGYGSGGAGGLGGAAAGRGGAAAGGMGAGGMGAAGGRGNGEEDKEHKSASYLQETEDVFGDGTLVAPPVIGG, from the coding sequence ATGACCGACATTCGCCAGGAGAACGCTGCGGACGCCCACGTCCAGATGCAGACGTCCACCTCCGCGAATCCCCTGTCCCGCGCGGTCGAGGCCGCCTCCATCGTCGTCAAGATGGAGGTGGATTCCCGGACCCAGTTCGAGCAGCAGCGGCGTGATCTCGGCGCCCAGATCCAGGACACCCGTCCCCCCATGGCGCCCGACGGCACCAACTACATGTCCTACGAGCACACCGCCCTCCAGCAGATGGTCACCGAGGGCATGGACCCCGCCAGCGCGCGCGGTCAGGTCGACGCGTGGAACCAGGTGGGCACCACCCTGGTCACCCTCCAGGACAACCTGCGCGGCGCGACCGCGGCGAGCAAGGACGCCTGGCAGGGCGAGGCGGCGGAATCCGCGCGGTCCTACTTCGGCAGCGTCACGGACTGGTCGACCAACGCGGCCCAGTCCGCCCAGTACACCAGCGCCCAGATGCAGAGCCAGGTGGACGCGGCCGAGAGCGCCAAGTCGAAGATGCCCGAGCCGGTCCAGTTCAGCACGGCCGACGCCACCAAGATGCTGCTCGCCGAGCCGAACCCCCTCAACTGGGGCGGCACGATCTCTGAGATCAAGCAGAAGTTCGCCGAGAAGCAGGAAGCCCACGTCAAGGCCGCCGAGACCATGACGGCGATGTCCAGCACGTTCGCCGAGACGGGGGCCACCATGCCCGCCTTCGTCGCGCCCCCGCCCATGTCCGGTTCGGACAGCGGCTCCTCGGACAGCGGCGACAGGACCTCGATCAGCTCGCGCCCCGACTCCAGCGTCGGCAGCGGGATCGGCACCGGCACCGGCACGGGGCGCATCGGCGGCGTCGGCACCGGGAACAGCGGCACCTACGTCTACGACGGCGGACCGAACGGCGGCGGCACCACCGGGACCGGCAACGGCGGTGGCAGCGGCAGCGGCGGCTTGAACAACTCGGGCGGCAACACCAACCAGTCCGGCGTGACCTACCCCGGTGGTGGCGGCACCGGTGGCGGTGGCGGTGGCACCGGCGGTGGCGGCACCGGTGGTGGTGGCATCGGTGGAGGCGGCATCGGTGGAGGCGGCACCGGCGGTGGCTACGTCCCGCCGGGCGGTGTCGGCTACCTCCCGCCCGGTGGCACGGGCACGGGTGGGACCGGAACCGGTTCCGGCGGTCTCGGCGGTGGTCGTGGCGGTCTCGGCGGCGGCACGGGCGCGGGTGGCCTCGGTGGCCGCGGTGGCGCAGGCGGCCTGTCCGGCGGTCCCGGCGGTCTCGCCGCGGCGGGTGGTCGCGCGGGTGGTTTCGGCGGTGGCGCGGGCGGCTTCGGCGCCGGTGGGTCCGGCGTCGGCGGCTCGGGCCTCGGTGCGGGCGGCTCCTCCTCCGCCCTCGGCGAGGGTGGCCGCAGCGGTGTGGGGGGCTACGGCTCCGGTGGTGCGGGTGGCCTCGGTGGCGCGGCGGCCGGGCGCGGTGGCGCGGCGGCCGGTGGCATGGGTGCGGGCGGCATGGGCGCCGCAGGTGGCCGGGGCAACGGGGAAGAGGACAAGGAACACAAGTCCGCCTCGTACCTCCAGGAGACCGAGGACGTCTTCGGGGACGGGACGCTCGTGGCACCTCCCGTCATCGGCGGGTGA